The proteins below come from a single Micromonas commoda chromosome 8, complete sequence genomic window:
- a CDS encoding predicted protein encodes MAKAKEMFDSDSDSGSDSEGSDASDSGASSGSDSADANVKGAKDSFTINEKFAARFEHNKRREEKQRLEEKLKREYIIGDGGSDDDSGTSSSESDEGEIPRKMEEQFARALAKIKKRDPSIYQPDAKLFSDDDSESESGSGDEKKGKKKKPKKQTLRQVVANQLLEGGARAFEDEDADDAEPKDDGKKSYVEEQADLKRAFKDAAEGSDGDDESSDSDSDSAGGLRVKKKAGDAESDSDSEGMGDEAKKAYGEYFDAEEAEDGASKEEAFLRDFIMNEKWKEDETKLNIIGGGHGSSSEEEVEEAEKFEAKYNFRFEEPDGANIVSHARRIEGTVRREDTSRRDKRRERKERKLAEKERLKAEVRRLKNLKREEIQRKMAQIASVGGLAGAEAVAAANLNKEFDPEEHDRLMAQMYNEEYYEAGPDEDEEELEKPVFGDLDEEVAALVGKGGVDGAGSAAVGNERLAKLRDALTATGSGRVDDGGDDIDDEDDDAEDEEDDFDGSDGSDEEAGSDGDEEAPNAGNKFSKRAAKRWKKELMAKMEEYYKLDAEDFIDDMPCRFKYKQVAPSMYGLNTKEILAMTDKQLTQIMPLKKLAPYRHDSDMQTDAKVKARAQRMAREFLAEAEKSQKERKKNKGKKKKKAAGADDDGSESESEDEDAVAAAAAEERKASYGAKAWGKHNMDNKPGRKRKAAEEAENGNGHHAEEKIAAAADDAPAAGQGKNAKKNAKKRAKKKEAEAAKAAGMI; translated from the coding sequence atggccaaggccaaggagatgttcgacagcgacagcgacagcgGTTCGGACAGTGAAGGGTCCGATGCGAGCGActccggcgcgtcgagcggctcggatagcgccgacgcgaacgtcaaGGGCGCCAAGGACTCATTTACAATCAACGAAAAGTTCGCCGCGCGGTTCGAGCACAACAAGCGCAGGGAGGAGAAGCAGCGGCTGGAGGAGAAGCTCAAGCGCGAGTACAtcatcggcgacggaggctccgacgacgactccggcacgagctcgagcgagtCCGACGAGGGGGAGATCCCGCGGAAGATGGAGGAGCAGTTCGCTCGGGCACTGGCGAAGATAAAAAAGCGAGATCCGTCGATCTACCAGCCCGACGCGAAGCTCTtctcggacgacgactccgaaTCCGAATCCGGCTCCGGCGACGAgaagaagggcaagaagaagaagcccaAGAAGCAGACGCTGCGTCAGGTGGTCGCCAaccagctcctcgagggcggcgcgcgcgcctttgAAGatgaggacgccgacgacgccgagccaAAGGACGACGGCAAGAAGTCCTACGTCGAGGAGCAGGCGGATCTCAAGAGGGCGTtcaaggacgccgccgagggcagcgacggcgacgacgagtcctCCGACTCGGATTCCGACTCCGCGGGGGGCTTGCGggtgaagaagaaggcgggcGATGCCGAGTcagactcggactcggaggGCATGGGAGACGAGGCTAAGAAGGCTTACGGCGAATacttcgacgccgaggaggcggaggacggcgcgagcaaggaggaggcgttccTCCGCGACTTTATCATGAACGAGAAGTGGAAGGAGGACGAGACCAAGCTCAacatcatcggcggcgggcacggcTCCAGCTCGGAAGAGGAGGTTGAGGAGGCGGAGAAATTCGAGGCCAAGTATAACTTTCGCTTCGAGGAACCGGACGGCGCCAACATCGtctcgcacgcgcgccgcaTCGAGGGCACCGTTCGCAGGGAGGACACGTCCCGCCGCGACAAGAGGCGCGAGCGCAAGGAGCGCAAACTCGCCGAGAAGGAACGACTCAAGGCGGAGGTTCGCCGATTGAAAAACTTGAAGCGCGAGGAGATTCAGCGAAAGATGGCGCAGATCGCCAGCGTCGGCGgtctcgccggcgccgaggccgtcgcggcggctaaCCTCAACAAGGAGTTCGACCCCGAGGAGCACGACAGGCTCATGGCCCAGATGTACAACGAGGAGTACTACGAGGCTGggcccgacgaggacgaggaggaactCGAAAAACCCGTCTTTGGCGatctcgacgaggaggtcgccgccctggtcggcaaaggcggcgtggacggcgcggggagcgcggcggtcgggaaCGAGAGGCTCGCGAAGCTCAGGGATGCgctcacggcgacggggtccgggcgggtggacgacggcggcgacgacatcgacgacgaggacgacgacgccgaggacgaggaggacgactttgacgggagcgacggtagcgacgaggaagcggggtcggacggcgacgaggaggcgccgaacgcgggcAACAAGTTCAgcaagcgcgcggcgaagcggtGGAAGAAGGAGCTCATGGCTAAGATGGAGGAGTACTACaagctggacgcggaggattTCATAGACGACATGCCGTGCAGGTTCAAGTACAAGCAGGTGGCGCCCTCGATGTACGGCTTGAACACCAAGGAGATACTCGCGATGACCGACAAGCAGCTCACGCAGATCATGCCCCTGAAGAAGCTCGCGCCGTACAGGCACGACTCGGACATGCAAACCGACGCAAAGGTGAAGGCTAGGGCGCAGCGCATGGCGCGCgagttcctcgccgaggctgagaaaTCGCAGAAGGAGCGCAAGAAGAACAAGGGgaagaagaaaaagaaggctgccggcgccgacgacgacggcagcgAGAGCGagagcgaggacgaggacgcggtcgcggcggccgccgcggaggagcgcaagGCTTCGTACGGCGCCAAGGCTTGGGGTAAACACAACATGGACAACAAGCCCGGGCGGAAGCGCAAGGCagcggaggaggccgagaACGGCAACGGACAccacgcggaggagaagatcgcagccgcagccgacGACGCTCCGGCCGCGGGGCAGGGCAAGAACGCCAAGAAAAACGCAAAGAAgcgcgcgaagaagaaggaggcggaggcggcgaaggccgcCGGCATGATATGA
- a CDS encoding predicted protein has protein sequence MPAFSKGTRSKGVHRQFNSAAQAGNVQKSKKARKDAYLTKEAFMKEALARHMAVAEAKVRAALNPDDAAAVATAGDATRSAETAAGAPAAPVATAKPAAKTTPGGGKLRSKIGAEYMQGALRWEGKRKKGGGEAEAIGHLMKPLKGDEEEYGAGKGGSTVDTETKLPAYARGKMTIQKKKKKNKRKNARAARGAE, from the coding sequence atGCCCGCGTTCAGCAAGGGCACCAGGAGCAAGGGGGTGCACCGCCAGTTCAactccgcggcgcaggcgggtAACGTGCAGAAGAGCAAGAAGGCCCGGAAGGATGCCTACCTGACCAAGGAGGCGTTCAtgaaggaggcgctcgcgcggcacatggccgtcgcggaggcgaaggtgcgggcggcgctgaaccccgacgacgccgcggcggtggcgacggcgggcgacgcgacgagatcggccgagaccgccgccggcgctcccgcggcgcccgtcgcgaccgcgaagccggcggcgaagaccacgccgggcggcggcaagcTCCGCAGTAAGATCGGCGCGGAGTACATGCAGGGCGCGCTGCGATGGGAGGGGAAAaggaagaagggcggcggcgaggcggaggccatCGGGCACCTCATGAAGCCCCtcaagggcgacgaggaggaataCGGAGCGGGGAAGGGCGGGTCGACGGTGGACACGGAGACCAAGCTGCCGGCGTACGCGCGGGGGAAGATGACCATacagaagaagaagaaaaagaaCAAGCGGAAgaacgcgcgagccgcgaggggcgcggagtAG
- a CDS encoding predicted protein: NEAARRAAWGKTGVVGLREAGLEQVPSDVWDLGSSVRVLDLHRNRIASLPAPNVAALVNVTKLRLSGNDVQTLGDFFHSLATLPALTTLALEDNAIAVFPTPAPGSFPRLEELTLDGNVLTSLPDAFGEGASMPSLRRLGVSGNALTSLPPSLGRCAQLDAIDARRNAIVAVPESLAAASMLRSLLLDGNRVGVGGVPTSVLVGCTQLCELSLRDNAASMEELREIDGWDAYETRRVARAGKVLESRVMLGERAFDEGGD, from the exons aacgaaGCCGCCAGGAGAGCCGCGTGGGGCAAgacgggcgtcgtcgggctgAGAGAGGCGGGGCTCGAGCAGGTCCCGAGCGACGTCTGGGATCTCG GCTCCTcggtccgcgtcctcgacctGCACCGCAACCGCATCGCCTCGCTCCCCGCCCcaaacgtcgccgccctcgtcaaCGTCACCAAGCTCCGGCTCAGCGGCAACGACGTCCAAACGCTTGGCGACTTTTTCcactcgctcgcgacgctcccggcgctgacgacgctcgcgctcgaagataacgccatcgccgtcttCCCAACGCCAGCCCCGGGGAGCTTTCCGAGGCTTGAGGAGCTGACGCTGGACGGCAACGTCCTGACGTCACTTCCGGACGCGTTCGGGGAAGGCGCTTCGATGCCGTCGCTTCGAAGGCTGGGCGTCTCTGGCAACGCGTTAACTTcgctgccgccgtcgctcgggcGGTGTGCACAgctggacgccatcgacgcgcggcgcaacgcgatcgtcgccgttcccgagtcgctcgcggcggcgtcgatgttGCGGTCGCTGCTGCTGGACGGGAACAGGGTGGGAGTGGGCGGGGTGCCGACGTCGGTGCTCGTTGGTTGTACCCAGCTGTGCGAGCTGAGTCTGAGGGacaacgcggcgtcgatggaggAACTTCGCGAGATTGACGGGTGGGACGCGTACGAGACGAGGCGtgtggcgagggcggggaaGGTGCTGGAGAGTCGGGTGATGCTCGGCGAGCGGGCGTTCGACGaggggggcgac
- a CDS encoding predicted protein, with translation MTGEDDADPWDAVTTDRVEGKGEALRATRDLPKGARLLRVAPLFAVPYAAELTRLCGGCFQPRGAVCASCGSARLCSRCGAGAAGTLHGLECHALARLRDGEEGLTLAHSDLRLLLRALAVRSMRRAVDAGGDPAAIAAAEDGDVIVDGYDALEGLMSGVDGGDDGELPHDAVATIAEVAKQARFLLAASCRCSMDECVRTLGRLQLNGFEMTASEPEEGADEAEGGGHRPVGVGVFPSASYTNHSCAPNCAQRFDGHGCIVVETARDVRGGEELTIPYVDVRLGRRERRERLRKNFAFDCACERCAAEAD, from the coding sequence atgaccggcgaggacgacgcggatccgTGGGACGCGGTCACCACGGATCGCGTCGAGGGTAAGGGCGAGGCtctccgcgcgacgcgcgacctGCCGAAGGGCGCTcggctcctccgcgtcgcgcccctctTCGCCGTGCCCtacgccgcggagctgaCGCGCCTGTGCGGGGGTTGTTtccagccgcgcggcgcggtgtgcgcgtcgtgtgggagcgcgaggctctGCTCGCGAtgcggcgctggcgcggcggggacgctcCACGGGCTCGAGTGCCACGCGCTGGCGCggctgcgcgacggcgaggagggcctGACGTTGGCGCACTCGGACCTCCGACTgctgctccgcgcgctggcggtgcGATCGATGCGGCGCGCtgtcgacgcgggcggcgaccccgcggcgatcgccgcggccgaggacggcgacgtcatcgtggaCGGCTACGACGCTCTCGAGGGTCTCATgagcggcgtggacggcggcgacgacggcgagctgccgcacgacgccgtcgccaccatcgccgaggtcgccaaGCAGGCCAGGTttctcctcgcggcgtcgtgccgGTGTTCGATGGACGAGTGCGTCCGTACGCTGGGACGGCTGCAGCTCAACGGGTTCGAGATGACCGCGTCGGAGCCCGAGGAAGGGGCGGATGAGGCAGAGGGCGGGGGGCACAGGCCGGTGGGCGTGGGCGTGTTCCCGTCCGCGAGCTACACCAATCACAGCTGCGCGCCCAACTGCGCGCAGAGGTTCGACGGACACGGGTGCATCGTggtggagacggcgagggacgttcgcggcggggaggagctCACGATACCGTACGTGGACGTGAGGTTGgggaggcgcgagcgacgggagcgGCTGCGGAAGAACTTCGCGTTCGACTGCGCGTGCGAGCGatgcgccgcggaggcggactAG
- a CDS encoding predicted protein, translating into MKDAASVAPEEDPTVDGAEEAEPTPTPTPTPTPASERTRTGNVEDLLSRTRGGPPLFFSPSAGDLTLAPPDVSKPLMLYVPGLDGTGFAASTQFDRLERSFDLKAMHVPPTDRSDFETLVETIATFLEEETARREAAGEKPRPADGSVYLLGESMGGLLSLGVALRRPDLVDRLVLVNPASSFDRSPWPSVGPLLPSLPEEIYGGVPYALAPVLFEPAALITGGLDAVARAVIGDSIAALVDALGSQFPTLGALTAVIPRDTLAHRLSVLAAGCEVVNAPGALRSIDVPALCVASSEDLLIPSGDEGPRLRREMRRCAVEVLEGASHAALQKDECDLLEVMARNGFKPRAAQDPPPLSNDEGFMPPSAAELERAFESLEPLRRITSPVFFSTKANGQIVQGIDAVPLGTKGAPVLLVGNHQTLAPDLGFLVQEFIRERGTLVRGLAHPVGGAPGGAPGGVGMFTTFGAVPVSGMNFYRLLDAGETVLLFPGGVREAFKRRNEEYKLFWPSKPEFVRMAVRHGAVIVPFAAVGAEDGVDIVADADDIARLPFGLGEAAIERSRAVPSARAVDTRVTDDGVGEETFVQPLVVPKTPRRYYFKFGAPVYTAGLRETGFADDDEAVQAMYDGVKADVEEGIDWLLRRRRDDPFGDTAYRVLYEAASGKPAGTFYADENVETRA; encoded by the exons atgaaggacGCAGCCTCGGTCGCCCCCGAGGAAGATCCGACGgtcgatggcgccgaggaggccgagccgacgccgacgccgacgccgacgccgacgcccgcgtcggagcGAACGCGCACCGGCAACGTCGAGGACCTCctctcgcgcacgcgcggcggcccgcccctcttcttctcgccgtccgcgggcgaCCTCACCCTCGCACCGCCGGACGTCTCCAAGCCCCTCATGCTCTACGTCCCCGGTCTCGACGGAACcggcttcgccgcgtcgacccaGTTCGACCGCCTGGAGCGAAGCTTCGACCTCAAGGCGATGCACGTGCCGCCCACGGACAGGTCAGACTTCGAGACGCTCGTGGAAACCATCGCGACGTTTCTGGAAGAGGagaccgcgcgacgcgaagccgcgggggagaagccgcgacccgc GGACGGGTCCGTgtacctcctcggcgagtccATGGGCGGGCTCCTCTCCCTCGGGGTGGCGCTGCGCAGGCCGGATTTGGTGGATagactcgtcctcgtcaacccggcgtcgtcgttcgacaGGTCGCCGTGGCCGTCCGTCGGGCCGCTGCTCCCGTCGCTTCCGGAGGAAATCTACGGCGGCGTACCTTACGCGTTGGCGCCGGTGCTCttcgaacccgccgcgctcatcaccggcgggctcgacgccgtggcgaggG ctgtgaTCGGCGattccatcgccgcgctcgtcgacgcgttggGGTCGCAGTTTCCGACGCTCGGAGCGCTGACCGCGGTCATCCCGCGCGACACCCTGGCGCACCGGCTTTCGGTGCTCGCGGCCGGGTGCGAGGTGGTGaacgcccccggcgcgcttCGGTCCATCGACGTTCCCGCGCTttgcgtcgcgagctcggagGATCTGCTCATCCccagcggcgacgagggcccGAGACTCCGCCGGGAGATGCGACGGTGCGCGGTCGAAGTCCTGGAGGgcgcctcgcacgcggcgctccaGAAGGACGAGTGCGACCTTCTGGAGGTGATGGCCAGGAACGGTTTCAAGCCAAGGGCGGCGcaggacccgccgccgctctcgaaCGACGAGGGGTTCatgccgccgtccgccgcggagctcgagaggGCTTTCGAATCCCTGGAGCCGCTCCGAAGGATCACGTCGCCCGTGTTCTTCTCAACCAAGGCGAACGGGCAGATCGTCCagggcatcgacgccgtgccTTTGGGCACGAAAGGCGCGCCCGTGCTCCTGGTGGGCAACCACCAGACGCTGGCGCCGGATCTCGGTTTCCTGGTGCAGGAATTTATCCGAGAGCGGGGGACGCTCGTCAGGGGGCTGGCGCAcccggtc ggcggcgcgcccggcggcgctcccggcggcgtcggcatgtTCACCACCTtcggcgccgtgcccgtGTCCGGTATGAACTTTTACAGGCTGCTTGACGCGGGCGAGACTGTGCTCCTCtttcccggcggcgtccgcgaggcgtTTAAGAGGAGAAACGAAGAGTACAAGCTCTTCTGGCCGAGCAAACCCGAGTTTGTGCGCATGGCGGTCAGGCACGGCGCCGTCATCGTCCCGTtcgcggccgtcggcgcggaagacggcgtcgacatcgtggcggacgcggacgacatCGCGAGACTGCCCTTCGGCCTCGGCGAAGCCGCCATCGAGCGATCCCGCGCCGTTCCCAGCGCGAGAGCCGTCGACACccgcgtcaccgacgacggcgtcggcgaggagacgTTCGTTCAGCCCCTCGTGGTGCCCAAGACCCCGCGTCGGTATTACTTCAagttcggcgcgcccgtgTACACCGCCGGGCTGAGGGAGACCGggttcgcggacgacgacgaggctgtTCAGGCGATGTACGACGGCGTCAaggcggacgtcgaggagggcatcGACTGGCTGCtcaggcgccgccgcgacgacccgtTCGGGGATACCGCGTATAGGGTACTctacgaggcggcgagcggtaAACCGGCCGGGACGTTCTACGCGGACGAAAACGTCGAGACGAGGGCGTGA